The sequence GATGTATAAAATTTACTAAGTATGATTTTATTCAAAACTCCACTGTGATTCAAACCATGAGTTGATATATTCTGGCACAATTTTCATAAATATCATACAGCCAAATGGACTTTCATTTTATACAGCAGATCTGAAGTTTATATTATACAAAATACTTCACTTACATTCTTCTTAAATTATCTAACCTTGCCTGTAACTCGCTATCTATTCCAGTGTCATCAGTACTAGCTGTTTCCACTTGTGGAACCTTAGTCTTGGTTGGCGGTGCAGCAACGGCAGATGATGGTGCATTAACAAGCTGTGCATCAAATTAAGACAGGTTAAGACATTGTAATTATGATCCAATAGTTTGATTTATACACACAAGGATAACAGCCTTGTTTGCAAAGTCAATCACGAGGACAAAGAAGGGGAAAACTGATAGAATTACCTCTTGATTAACGTCAATCCCAATCTCATCAAGAACTTGACTGACTAGTTCTTCtgtttcttcctcttcctcatcCCCTTCCAAAGCATCATCAATAGCATCTCCCATCACTTCTGTTGTTAATTCCATTCTCTCATTCTGCCTCTCAAATTCTTGCATAATTTTCTGCAATGATGGTAAGTTCATCTGTCTATTCATCTGGCCCATTGCCTTTGTCACACCTTTCATTGCCTCCCCCATCGCTTGTGTTGATTTCAATGTCTAGAAGTAAATCCAAAGTTTAGAATTACAATGGGATAAACACAACATTCTGTCAACTCATGAGATCAAACAAGACCCAAACCATCAGGCTCAAAGTAAGACTGAGATACACATTACtatagatatagatattttAATATGATACATCCCTAGCAAGAAAATGTTGGTTTCATAGCCAACCAGAATTTTTCTTAgatgttctttttttctttttttgataggcaaGTATAACTTAAACTCCCATACAGGACATAtatcacttcttcttcttctttttttaattatttttaaattaggtAGTTAGCTGTCCTCACTAGTGGTAACCGGAAAACCTCAAATAGTTATATAGCATAAGGCTAATAGTTCCCCCCtatagaaagtaaaaaaaaaacacaattatcTTCTGCTACCATGtttacaaaagaataagaatacAACAGGCTCTCAGATATAGTAGACAAAGAAGTATAGACAAATAGAGGAAATACAAGCCATCAATATGAAACAATACAAGCATATCACAGAAAGCATAAAATGAAATACCTGAATTCTGAGGGATACACCCTGTAGTTGCGATTTAAGCTTATAGAATTTTTCAATCTGATGTCGCGTTCTAACAAGATCTTTCGCCATCACCTTCACAGCTCCCTGGAAGAAAATTACATCAAATTAAGGATAATTTTAGTGAGGTGGCCTCCAACCCTGTTTTATCGGCCTccattgaatgaaaaaaaaaaaaaaaacgtaaaccAGGTTCAATATCGGCCATAAATTAGGCAATTCTGGGACAGACAGATTTGTGACCAAAATATGTTCTCAATATTTCACAAATGGAAAAGCAATAATAAATTGGACCCACTTCTTTCTCAGAGTTAgataaaattaaaggataataCCCACAAATACATTAAGGAAAGCAAGTGGAAGATGAAAGTGGTGGTGAACTAGAAACATGAGATCCAATGAGTCCTAACACAAATGGCACTTCCTCCCCCAATAAGAACAGAGTGAAAGGTGAGGTTATGGGTTCAAAACCCAATAGGTGCATATGAAACTTACCAATCcagggagagagagatcatGTTTTAGAAGAAGATATGAACTTCTGCATTTGCTTGAAAGATCCAAAATACTCTTAAAGCTAGAAATTCACCTCCTTTTTTGTattgaattttgtagaaattgatGACTAATCAGACAACAAAGCTCATTTTTCACGTCAAACAGACATCGCATTACTCCTGGGTTTTAGGACACTGATATGTCAATAAAAGACTCTTTTATCTTATAACCagagggggggtgggggagagGGAGAATCCAACAATACACACTTAGAAAGAGATTATGAAAATTCATGTGACATACTGTTCACCTAGAGAAGCACCATATGTCATATTAATTTGTTGTTCCTTTTTTTACCCTCTGTCTTAAGTTAAGAATTAAGAGAAACACTTTATGAATATCTAAGACACTATAACAGCACCAGCATGCTTGAACATTCACCTCAACCAAAGGTGGAGCAATTAAAACTCAATATGACATCCATTCCACCATGAAAGCAAACTCAGAAATAACAGAAAATAAGGTaacaaaagatttaaaaaatcctaataagCATAGACTTGTCAAGCCAATGTATATAAGATATTAACTCCGTAAAATGGAATTCTTGCACTGAGATTGCCTATGTCACAGTTGAGCAGTATTTGGATTCCTCATCTGCTTCACGGACCAGTATGGTAAAATAAGGAGTAGCTCAACCAGTACATATATGGAGATAAATAAAACTAGAGATGCTATTCGATGAAACAAGGAGTACACACAAGTAGTAGGAAACTATGACATACCATCTGCCCTTGCTTGGCACTTTTCTTTATCTCCATAATTAGTTTCTTCTCCTGTGCTTGTAGACCTTGTCTCTCCCGTTCGATTTCTCTAATAGATTTGTCCAGCATCCTCTTATTCTCCCGCAGAAGTtctgaagagaaaaaaatttgaaaccatGCATACTTGAGTCTACAAACGATATATCAGTTAAAACTAAAGCTAATCATAACTACAAACACAATGCACTGCTCCCAATTATACCTAGGCACATAAACAATAACCCAAAATGGAGCCATAGACTACACAACACAATTTTTGTGAGCCTGTACATGAATAGGACGCTTGCAATTCACAAAATTCTGAAATCCATTATCGGATAGAATAGGGCTCGTATACAATGATATTGTTATTACTTTGCAAACCATGCTCGTTATTAATAGATTGTGAGGTGTAGCAGTGAAGCAATCTTCTATATACTCGTCAAATAAATTACCTATGAGTTTGTTTAATCTTAATACACAACATAATACTTCAATAATCGATAATCACAATCgaagaaattatattttcttttttccaatcaAATTAAACATACCCAAATAAAAGACAATCACAATAAaatagatagatatatatatatatatatatatatataatatatacactTCAATTACCTTTAAATCTGTTTAATCTTCTCTTCAATccaatcaaattaaataaatatgcTCCAAATAAtgataatcaaaatcaaacaaattatACATTCAATTAACTATGATtttgctcaatttttttttctcaatcaaaTTAAATCCAGCTTGAACAATAGATTAATTTCACAATCCACCAATTCACTCGTTGAAAAAGCAGT is a genomic window of Quercus lobata isolate SW786 chromosome 2, ValleyOak3.0 Primary Assembly, whole genome shotgun sequence containing:
- the LOC115976037 gene encoding vacuolar protein sorting-associated protein 2 homolog 1, which translates into the protein MSFLFGKRKTPAELLRENKRMLDKSIREIERERQGLQAQEKKLIMEIKKSAKQGQMGAVKVMAKDLVRTRHQIEKFYKLKSQLQGVSLRIQTLKSTQAMGEAMKGVTKAMGQMNRQMNLPSLQKIMQEFERQNERMELTTEVMGDAIDDALEGDEEEEETEELVSQVLDEIGIDVNQELVNAPSSAVAAPPTKTKVPQVETASTDDTGIDSELQARLDNLRRM